A stretch of the Streptomyces sp. WMMB303 genome encodes the following:
- a CDS encoding GntR family transcriptional regulator, translated as MTADPSAALSALAADRGLLGRTSTAERVAAILRERIAQGAFPPGIRLSEERICTALGVSRNTLREAFRLLTHERLLVHRLNRGTFVRVLSDTDIEDIYRVRHLIECAAVRGLGAPPYDVPEVRAAVSAGERAAAEGRWQECSTANIRFHQALAGLAGSARTDEMMRGVLAELRLAFHIMGDLRRFHDPYLTRNQEIVRALEAGDAAGAERLLDIYLADSLRQLLDAYPQEAADAED; from the coding sequence ATGACCGCCGACCCCTCCGCCGCCCTCTCGGCGCTCGCCGCCGACCGGGGGCTGCTCGGCCGCACGAGCACGGCCGAGCGTGTGGCGGCGATCCTGCGCGAGCGGATCGCCCAGGGGGCCTTCCCACCCGGCATCCGGCTCTCCGAGGAACGGATCTGCACCGCGCTGGGCGTCTCGCGCAACACGCTGCGGGAGGCGTTCCGACTGCTGACCCACGAGCGGCTGCTCGTGCACCGGCTCAACAGGGGCACCTTCGTGCGCGTGCTGAGCGACACCGACATCGAGGACATCTACCGGGTGCGCCACCTGATCGAGTGCGCCGCCGTACGGGGGCTGGGCGCGCCGCCGTACGACGTGCCGGAGGTGCGGGCGGCCGTCTCGGCGGGCGAGCGGGCCGCGGCCGAGGGGCGGTGGCAGGAGTGTTCCACCGCGAACATCCGCTTCCACCAGGCGCTGGCCGGGCTGGCCGGGAGCGCCCGCACCGACGAGATGATGCGCGGCGTACTGGCGGAACTGCGGCTCGCGTTCCACATCATGGGCGATCTGCGCCGCTTCCACGATCCGTACCTGACCCGCAACCAGGAGATCGTGCGCGCCCTGGAGGCAGGTGACGCGGCGGGCGCCGAACGGCTGCTGGACATCTACCTGGCGGACTCGCTGCGGCAACTGCTGGACGCCTACCCCCAGGAAGCGGCGGACGCCGAGGACTGA
- a CDS encoding DUF5336 domain-containing protein → MNIRSLTRGDGAVIGAAVLLFIASFLDFFSADCDGSSCPELPNAWDTDILQLTLPSIFLAGLIGTGLLVGGRFLPEGRKFGAVSLPQAGVTLLLVALWSSVWKMAVAPDQADMGAGAILALISLLIGAVIAMITPVVPALAAPLLPANTGGPAPYGQQYPQQGGGYGYPGGQPGPYGQQPGQGQPPYGQHPGQPQDVQPGHQPGQPGPGQSPGGQQGAAAGAPDPNFQPFWFAVPMARPLFPEDGSPQPIAELAPGTWYLAVEQRGQALIAQTQDGRRGVLQDTSNIQRG, encoded by the coding sequence GTGAACATCCGCTCGCTCACCCGAGGCGACGGCGCGGTGATAGGAGCAGCGGTGCTGCTGTTCATCGCTTCGTTCCTCGACTTCTTCTCCGCAGACTGCGATGGCTCGTCCTGCCCCGAGTTGCCCAACGCCTGGGACACGGACATCCTCCAGCTCACCCTCCCGTCGATCTTCCTGGCGGGGCTCATCGGCACCGGTCTGCTGGTCGGTGGTCGTTTCCTGCCGGAGGGCCGCAAGTTCGGTGCGGTCTCGCTCCCGCAGGCGGGTGTGACGCTGCTGCTGGTCGCGCTGTGGTCCTCAGTCTGGAAGATGGCTGTCGCACCGGACCAGGCCGACATGGGGGCCGGCGCCATTCTGGCGCTGATCTCGCTGCTGATCGGCGCGGTGATCGCGATGATCACGCCGGTCGTCCCGGCGCTGGCGGCCCCGCTGCTGCCCGCGAACACCGGCGGCCCCGCGCCGTACGGCCAGCAGTACCCGCAGCAGGGTGGCGGCTACGGCTACCCGGGCGGCCAGCCGGGCCCCTACGGGCAGCAGCCCGGTCAGGGCCAGCCGCCCTACGGGCAGCACCCGGGTCAGCCGCAGGACGTCCAGCCGGGCCACCAGCCCGGGCAGCCGGGCCCCGGCCAGTCCCCCGGCGGCCAGCAGGGCGCCGCAGCAGGCGCCCCGGACCCGAACTTCCAGCCGTTCTGGTTCGCCGTCCCGATGGCGCGCCCGCTCTTCCCGGAGGACGGTTCACCGCAGCCGATCGCCGAACTGGCGCCGGGCACCTGGTACCTCGCGGTGGAGCAGCGCGGTCAGGCGCTGATCGCGCAGACGCAGGACGGCCGGCGTGGCGTCCTGCAGGACACCTCCAACATCCAGCGCGGCTGA
- a CDS encoding glycosyltransferase family 4 protein produces the protein MSAEAVTDRPLRIALLTYKGNPFCGGQGVYVRHLSRELARLGHSVEVIGAQPYPVLDDPGRPEPRPGGERPAAAPGRLTLTELPSLDLYRQPDPFRTPRRGEYRDWVDLLEVATMWTGGFPEPLTFSLRARRHLAARHGEFDVVHDNQTLGYGLLGGPRALGAPLVTTIHHPITVDRRLELAAATGWRQNASVRRWYGFTRMQRRVARRLPSVVTVSGSSRQEIADDLGVARERIDVVPIGADTRLFAPDPAVPEVPGRIVTTSSADVPLKGLAFLIEALAKARIQRPEAHLVVVGTRPEEGPVADAIAAHGLAGAVEFVKGISDAELAGLVRSAQVACVPSLYEGFSLPAAEAMATGTPLLATTGGAIPEVAGRDGETCLAVPPGDAGALADGLARLLGDAELRARLGAAGRERVLERFTWRKAALRTVECYRAAMGEPARRTRPPAVRRPAEPPAALAQSR, from the coding sequence GTGAGCGCAGAGGCCGTAACCGACCGCCCGCTGCGCATCGCGCTGCTGACCTACAAGGGCAACCCCTTCTGTGGCGGCCAGGGCGTCTACGTACGCCATCTGTCCCGGGAACTCGCCCGCCTCGGCCACAGCGTCGAGGTCATCGGAGCGCAGCCCTACCCGGTGCTCGACGACCCCGGCCGGCCCGAACCGCGGCCCGGCGGCGAGCGGCCCGCGGCCGCACCCGGCCGGCTGACCCTCACCGAGCTGCCCAGCCTCGACCTGTACCGCCAGCCCGACCCCTTCCGCACCCCCCGCCGAGGCGAGTACCGCGACTGGGTGGACCTGCTGGAGGTCGCCACGATGTGGACCGGGGGCTTCCCCGAGCCGCTCACCTTCTCGCTCCGTGCCCGCCGCCACCTGGCGGCGCGGCACGGCGAGTTCGACGTCGTGCACGACAACCAGACGCTCGGCTACGGCCTGCTCGGCGGCCCCCGCGCGCTGGGCGCCCCGCTGGTGACCACCATCCACCATCCGATCACCGTCGACCGCCGGCTGGAGCTGGCGGCGGCCACCGGATGGCGGCAGAACGCCTCGGTGCGCCGCTGGTACGGCTTCACCCGCATGCAGCGCCGTGTCGCCCGCAGGCTGCCCTCGGTGGTCACCGTCTCCGGCTCCTCCCGGCAGGAGATCGCCGACGATCTGGGGGTGGCGCGCGAGCGCATCGACGTGGTGCCCATCGGCGCCGACACCCGCCTGTTCGCCCCCGACCCGGCGGTGCCCGAGGTACCGGGCCGGATCGTCACCACCTCCAGCGCCGACGTCCCGCTCAAGGGCCTGGCGTTCCTGATCGAGGCGCTGGCCAAGGCGCGCATCCAGCGTCCGGAGGCGCACCTGGTCGTCGTCGGCACACGTCCCGAGGAGGGGCCGGTCGCCGACGCGATCGCCGCCCACGGGCTCGCCGGGGCCGTCGAGTTCGTCAAGGGCATCAGCGACGCCGAACTGGCCGGGCTCGTCCGCTCGGCGCAGGTCGCCTGTGTGCCCTCGCTCTACGAGGGCTTCTCGCTGCCCGCGGCCGAGGCCATGGCGACCGGCACCCCGCTGCTGGCCACCACCGGTGGAGCGATCCCGGAGGTGGCCGGACGGGACGGCGAGACCTGCCTGGCGGTGCCGCCCGGGGACGCCGGGGCACTGGCGGACGGACTGGCGCGGCTGCTGGGCGACGCGGAGCTGCGGGCCCGGCTCGGTGCGGCCGGACGGGAGCGCGTGCTGGAGAGGTTCACCTGGCGGAAGGCGGCGCTGCGCACCGTGGAGTGCTATCGCGCGGCCATGGGGGAGCCCGCCCGCCGGACCCGGCCCCCCGCGGTACGACGGCCCGCCGAGCCGCCCGCCGCCCTCGCCCAGAGCCGGTGA
- a CDS encoding prenyltransferase yields MTSPERTERLVLPGVLTAEQARSTVEGILAGQRADGALPWFRGHHLDPWDHVEAAMALDAAGEHERAAAAYDWLAAHQLPDGSWYAAYADGDAARPTDRTRETNFCAYAAVGVWHHYLSTGDDAFVDRMWPMVVAAVEFVLRLQQPGGQIGWKRDADGTATPEALLTGSSSVYQALRCALALAERREEPQPDWELAAGWLGHAVRRHPERFLDKSRYSMDWYYPVLGGALRGPAAKERLEEGWDRFVVPGLGVRCVVPNPWVTGGESAELALALWATGESDHALDILRWMQHLRAEDGMYWTGYVFDDEKVWPEERTTWTAGAVLLAVAALGGDDATVQVFRGDELPTGLEPDCC; encoded by the coding sequence GTGACCAGCCCGGAGCGGACCGAGCGGCTGGTGCTGCCCGGCGTGCTGACCGCCGAGCAGGCCAGGTCGACGGTCGAGGGCATCCTGGCCGGACAGCGCGCCGACGGCGCCCTGCCGTGGTTCCGCGGCCACCACCTGGACCCGTGGGACCACGTCGAGGCCGCGATGGCACTGGACGCCGCCGGTGAGCACGAGCGCGCCGCGGCCGCCTACGACTGGCTGGCCGCCCACCAACTGCCGGACGGCTCCTGGTACGCGGCCTACGCCGACGGGGACGCGGCCCGCCCCACCGACCGCACGCGGGAGACCAACTTCTGCGCGTACGCGGCCGTCGGCGTGTGGCACCACTACCTGTCCACCGGCGACGACGCCTTCGTCGACCGGATGTGGCCCATGGTGGTGGCCGCCGTGGAGTTCGTGCTGCGCCTCCAGCAGCCGGGCGGCCAGATCGGCTGGAAGCGCGACGCGGACGGCACCGCCACCCCCGAGGCGCTGCTGACCGGGTCCTCCTCGGTCTATCAGGCCCTGCGGTGCGCGCTGGCGCTGGCCGAACGGCGGGAGGAGCCGCAGCCGGACTGGGAGCTGGCCGCCGGATGGCTCGGGCACGCCGTCCGCCGCCACCCGGAGCGCTTCTTGGACAAGAGCCGCTACTCGATGGACTGGTACTACCCGGTGCTCGGCGGGGCGCTGCGCGGGCCCGCGGCCAAGGAGCGCCTCGAGGAGGGCTGGGACCGCTTCGTCGTGCCCGGTCTGGGCGTCCGCTGCGTGGTCCCCAACCCGTGGGTGACCGGCGGGGAGAGCGCCGAGCTGGCCCTGGCGCTGTGGGCGACGGGCGAGTCGGACCACGCGCTGGACATCCTGCGCTGGATGCAGCACCTGCGGGCCGAGGACGGCATGTACTGGACGGGGTACGTCTTCGACGACGAGAAGGTCTGGCCCGAGGAGCGGACGACCTGGACGGCGGGTGCGGTGCTGCTGGCGGTGGCCGCGCTCGGCGGGGACGACGCGACAGTGCAGGTCTTCCGCGGCGACGAGCTGCCGACGGGGCTGGAGCCGGACTGCTGCTGA
- a CDS encoding biotin-dependent carboxyltransferase family protein, which produces MTTDGGLATVRAGALTTVQDLGRPGYAHLGVPRSGALDLTAHRLANLLVGNPESAATLETTLTGCAVRVLAPTTAVVTGAPCPVAVDGRPAPWGQPVRLRAGAVLEAGAATHGVRSYLGFAGGVEAERVLGSRATDLLSGLGPTPLRDGAVLPLGVPCPVGGGAVPDAAPWRTPGPELVLPVGYGPRDDWFTAEGLRTLVTGTYRVAAASNRIGLRTEGPALARRREGELASEGMPLGAIQVPPEGRPVLFLADHPTTGGYPVIGVVPAAALSAAAQAAPGTAVRFTPVRSGSVPGAAEVPPPR; this is translated from the coding sequence GTGACCACAGACGGCGGACTGGCGACCGTGCGGGCCGGAGCCCTCACCACCGTCCAGGACCTGGGCCGCCCCGGGTACGCGCACCTGGGGGTACCCCGCTCCGGGGCGCTCGACCTGACCGCGCACCGGCTCGCCAACCTGCTGGTCGGCAACCCGGAGAGCGCCGCGACGCTGGAGACGACGCTCACTGGCTGCGCGGTGCGGGTGCTGGCACCCACCACGGCCGTGGTCACCGGGGCGCCCTGTCCGGTGGCGGTCGACGGGCGGCCGGCGCCCTGGGGGCAGCCGGTGCGCCTCCGGGCCGGCGCGGTCCTGGAGGCGGGTGCCGCCACCCACGGAGTGCGCTCCTATCTGGGCTTCGCCGGGGGCGTCGAGGCCGAGCGGGTGCTCGGCAGCCGTGCCACCGATCTGCTCTCCGGACTCGGTCCGACCCCGCTGCGCGACGGTGCGGTGCTTCCGCTGGGTGTGCCCTGCCCGGTGGGGGGAGGCGCTGTTCCGGACGCGGCGCCCTGGCGGACACCGGGGCCCGAACTGGTGCTGCCGGTCGGCTACGGGCCGCGGGACGACTGGTTCACCGCCGAGGGGCTGCGCACGCTGGTCACCGGCACCTACCGGGTGGCGGCGGCCAGCAACCGGATCGGCCTGCGGACCGAGGGCCCGGCCCTCGCCCGCCGCAGGGAGGGGGAGTTGGCCAGCGAGGGCATGCCGCTGGGCGCGATCCAGGTGCCGCCGGAGGGGCGGCCCGTGCTCTTCCTCGCCGACCATCCCACGACCGGCGGCTATCCGGTCATCGGCGTCGTCCCGGCGGCCGCGCTCAGCGCGGCGGCGCAGGCCGCACCCGGTACGGCCGTCCGCTTCACGCCGGTGCGTTCCGGGTCGGTCCCGGGGGCAGCCGAGGTCCCGCCGCCCCGCTGA
- a CDS encoding 5-oxoprolinase subunit PxpA, whose product MDRKIDLNADLGEGFGRWQLTDDEALLASVTSANVACGFHAGDPATMRRVCELAAERGVRIGAQVSYRDLAGFGRRAMDVPAAELAAEVAYQIGALEVFARAAGSAVSYVKPHGALYNRAVHDAEQAAAVVAGVRMSGAATGAGGPLPVLGLPGSRLLAAAARAGLPTVEEAFADRAYRADGTLVPRSEPDAVLHDPAQVVKRSVRLARDGEITAADGTVLGTAARSLCVHGDTPAAARLAERIRAELATAGVQVRAFV is encoded by the coding sequence ATGGACCGGAAGATCGACCTTAACGCCGACCTCGGTGAGGGCTTCGGCCGCTGGCAGCTCACCGACGACGAGGCCCTGCTCGCCTCGGTCACCAGTGCCAATGTCGCCTGCGGCTTCCACGCCGGCGACCCCGCCACCATGCGCCGCGTCTGCGAGCTGGCCGCCGAGCGCGGCGTCCGCATCGGCGCCCAGGTCTCCTACCGCGACCTGGCCGGCTTCGGTCGCCGGGCGATGGACGTACCCGCCGCCGAACTGGCCGCCGAGGTCGCCTACCAGATCGGCGCCCTGGAGGTCTTCGCCCGCGCGGCCGGCTCCGCCGTCTCCTACGTCAAACCGCACGGCGCCCTCTACAACCGGGCCGTGCACGACGCGGAGCAGGCCGCCGCCGTCGTCGCGGGGGTCCGGATGTCCGGGGCCGCGACCGGTGCGGGCGGGCCGCTGCCCGTGCTGGGGCTGCCCGGCTCCCGGCTGCTGGCCGCCGCGGCGCGGGCCGGACTGCCCACCGTCGAGGAGGCGTTCGCCGACCGCGCCTACCGGGCCGACGGCACTCTGGTGCCGCGCTCCGAACCGGACGCGGTGCTGCACGACCCCGCACAGGTGGTCAAGCGCTCGGTGCGGCTGGCCCGGGACGGGGAGATCACCGCAGCCGACGGCACTGTCCTGGGCACCGCGGCCCGCTCGCTCTGCGTGCACGGCGACACCCCCGCGGCCGCCCGGCTCGCCGAGCGCATCCGGGCGGAACTGGCCACCGCGGGCGTCCAGGTCCGGGCCTTCGTATGA
- a CDS encoding TetR/AcrR family transcriptional regulator yields the protein MAATRLDGRVERGNQTRRLILDRAARIASVEGLEGLSLGRLAKELELSKSGVFTLFGSKEELQLATVEAARTIYTEHVVRPALEAPAGLARIVRLCDRWLAYSEERVFPGGCFFFSVAAEFDARRGRVHDSIVQARTAWAAFVTRTLEEALHRGELTPDTDIPQLAFEVMALLEAANADSLLHDEEQPAGVGPYRRARRAILGRLTGAAADPSALPAAAD from the coding sequence GTGGCGGCGACACGGCTCGACGGACGCGTCGAACGCGGCAACCAGACCCGGCGGCTGATCCTGGACCGCGCCGCGCGGATCGCCTCCGTGGAGGGGCTGGAGGGGCTCTCGCTGGGGCGGCTGGCGAAGGAGCTGGAGCTGAGCAAGAGCGGGGTCTTCACCCTGTTCGGCTCCAAGGAGGAACTCCAGCTCGCGACCGTGGAGGCCGCACGCACCATCTACACCGAGCACGTCGTACGGCCCGCGCTGGAGGCCCCGGCCGGGCTCGCCAGGATCGTCCGGCTGTGCGACCGCTGGCTCGCCTACTCCGAGGAGCGGGTGTTCCCCGGCGGCTGCTTCTTCTTCTCCGTCGCCGCCGAGTTCGACGCGCGCCGGGGCCGGGTCCACGACAGCATCGTGCAGGCCCGCACCGCTTGGGCCGCGTTCGTCACCCGCACCCTGGAAGAGGCCCTGCACCGTGGCGAGCTGACCCCGGACACAGATATTCCGCAGCTCGCCTTCGAGGTCATGGCGCTGCTGGAGGCCGCCAACGCCGACTCGCTGCTGCACGACGAGGAGCAGCCCGCCGGTGTCGGTCCCTACCGCCGGGCGCGCCGGGCCATCCTCGGCCGGCTCACGGGTGCCGCCGCCGACCCGTCGGCACTACCGGCCGCGGCCGACTGA
- a CDS encoding TetR family transcriptional regulator, which translates to MPTPPQPRPKPRSGAGALPAPSPAAPLTERQEARRRRILHASAQLARRGGFDAVQMREVAESSNVALGTLYRYFPSKVHLLVATMQDQLQHMHATLHRHPPEDTGAAARVAATLMRAFHALQREPQLADAMVRALNFADRSVSPEVDRVSRLTTAIILDAMDLPDPPAPEQLSAVRVIEHTWHSALITWLSGRASIAQVKIDIETVCKLIEATAPRD; encoded by the coding sequence ATGCCGACACCGCCGCAGCCCAGACCCAAGCCCCGGAGCGGGGCCGGTGCCCTGCCGGCCCCGTCCCCCGCCGCGCCGCTGACCGAGCGCCAGGAGGCGAGGCGCCGCCGCATCCTGCACGCGAGCGCACAGCTCGCCCGCCGCGGCGGGTTCGACGCGGTGCAGATGCGGGAGGTCGCGGAGTCCTCGAACGTGGCGCTCGGCACCCTCTACCGCTACTTCCCCTCCAAGGTGCATCTGCTGGTCGCCACCATGCAGGACCAGTTGCAGCACATGCACGCCACCCTGCACAGACACCCGCCGGAGGACACCGGGGCAGCCGCCCGGGTAGCCGCGACCCTGATGCGCGCCTTCCACGCCCTGCAACGGGAGCCCCAACTGGCGGACGCCATGGTGCGGGCCCTCAACTTCGCCGACCGCTCGGTCAGTCCGGAGGTGGACAGGGTCTCGCGGCTGACCACGGCGATCATCCTGGACGCGATGGACCTGCCGGATCCGCCCGCCCCCGAGCAGCTCTCGGCGGTGCGGGTGATCGAGCACACCTGGCACTCGGCGCTCATCACCTGGCTCTCGGGCCGGGCCTCGATCGCCCAGGTGAAGATCGACATCGAGACGGTATGCAAACTGATCGAGGCGACCGCTCCCCGGGACTGA
- a CDS encoding DUF969 domain-containing protein, whose translation MIVLLGVLVVVLGFATRRNPLLVVGVAGIVTGLLGKLSPVEILRTFGESFASSRSVTIFAITLPVIGLLERNGLQQQARTLIGKLGTNLTTGRFLTLYLLLRQLTAAVGLQTIAGPAQSVRPMIAPMAEAATERRNGGRPLPEKVREKVRSHSAGTDTVGLFFGEDCFLAIGSILLITGLVNSTYDTHLEPLHLALWAIPSAACAFLIHGGRLLRLDRALERDLVTANAQLAVERADAQDGRSEEDGAAK comes from the coding sequence ATGATCGTTCTCCTCGGCGTCCTCGTAGTGGTCCTCGGCTTCGCGACGCGCCGTAACCCCCTGCTCGTCGTCGGCGTGGCGGGGATCGTCACCGGACTGCTGGGCAAGCTCTCCCCCGTCGAGATCCTCCGGACCTTCGGCGAGAGCTTCGCGTCCAGCCGCTCGGTGACGATCTTCGCCATCACGCTGCCCGTCATCGGCCTGCTGGAGCGCAACGGCCTCCAGCAACAGGCCCGCACGCTCATCGGCAAACTCGGCACCAACCTCACGACAGGGCGCTTCCTGACCCTGTACCTGCTCCTGCGGCAGCTCACCGCCGCCGTCGGCCTGCAGACCATCGCAGGGCCCGCGCAGAGCGTCCGCCCCATGATCGCGCCGATGGCGGAAGCCGCCACCGAGCGCCGCAACGGCGGACGTCCGCTGCCCGAGAAGGTCCGCGAGAAGGTCCGCTCGCACTCCGCGGGCACCGACACCGTCGGCCTGTTCTTCGGCGAGGACTGCTTCCTGGCCATCGGCTCCATCCTGCTGATCACCGGCCTGGTCAACAGCACCTACGACACACATCTGGAACCGCTGCACCTCGCGCTGTGGGCGATACCCAGCGCCGCGTGCGCCTTCCTCATCCACGGCGGACGGCTGCTGCGGCTGGACCGCGCGCTGGAGCGTGACCTGGTCACCGCGAACGCACAACTGGCCGTCGAGCGGGCGGACGCGCAGGACGGCCGCAGCGAGGAAGACGGGGCTGCCAAGTGA
- a CDS encoding alpha/beta hydrolase, which produces MRAQEQDGSTAAAPAHGTHTAPDGGPASGPGVRGRTSREAATGAALNATAVLSPALAGRAAFALFRSPLGRARVLPGESAVHAQAVAEELQVDGERVVTYRWGEGSRPVLLLHGWQSRASRFAAHVPRLRSLGLTPVSFDAPGHGDSGGRTTTILRNVEIAARLQERYGTFDAVLAHSFGVTCALLALRGDITARRLVAVAGVGEFGFLADRFTELLGLRPQLWTALRRRIETDLFPHVPDPWARFDGAHWPAQIDTPMLLINDENDRMVPLRQAHRLLAAHGPRAELVVTRGLGHRAVLGAPRVVDAALDFVQG; this is translated from the coding sequence ATGCGCGCACAGGAGCAGGACGGATCGACAGCGGCGGCACCGGCACACGGAACGCACACCGCACCGGACGGTGGTCCGGCGTCCGGCCCCGGGGTCCGGGGACGGACGAGCCGGGAAGCCGCGACCGGAGCGGCGCTCAACGCCACCGCCGTGCTGTCGCCCGCGCTCGCCGGCAGAGCGGCCTTCGCACTCTTCCGCTCCCCGCTGGGCAGGGCGCGGGTGCTGCCGGGCGAGAGCGCCGTGCACGCGCAGGCGGTGGCCGAGGAGTTGCAGGTGGACGGGGAGCGGGTGGTCACCTACCGGTGGGGCGAGGGGAGCCGCCCGGTGCTGCTGCTGCACGGCTGGCAGTCCCGGGCCTCCCGCTTCGCGGCCCACGTGCCGCGCCTGCGGTCCCTGGGTCTCACCCCGGTCTCGTTCGACGCGCCCGGCCACGGCGACTCGGGCGGACGGACGACGACGATTCTGCGGAACGTCGAGATCGCCGCCCGGCTCCAGGAGCGGTACGGCACCTTCGACGCGGTGCTCGCACACTCGTTCGGCGTCACCTGCGCCCTGCTGGCGCTGCGCGGGGACATCACGGCCCGACGGCTGGTCGCGGTGGCCGGAGTGGGCGAGTTCGGATTCCTGGCCGACCGGTTCACCGAACTGCTCGGTCTGCGCCCGCAGTTGTGGACGGCACTGCGCCGGCGGATCGAGACGGACCTGTTCCCGCACGTGCCCGATCCCTGGGCGCGCTTCGACGGGGCGCACTGGCCCGCCCAGATCGACACCCCGATGCTGCTGATCAACGACGAGAACGACCGGATGGTCCCGCTCCGGCAGGCGCACCGGCTGCTGGCCGCCCACGGCCCGCGGGCCGAGCTCGTCGTCACCCGCGGGCTCGGCCACCGCGCCGTCCTCGGCGCCCCCCGGGTCGTGGACGCGGCACTCGACTTCGTCCAGGGCTGA
- a CDS encoding methyltransferase domain-containing protein — MLTVDFSRFPLAPGDRVLDLGCGAGRHAFECYRRGARVVALDRNAEEIREVATWFAAMAEAGEAPEGATATAMEGDALALPFPDDSFDVVIISEVMEHIPDDKGVLAEMVRVLRPGGRLAVTVPRYGPEKVCWALSDAYHEVEGGHIRIYRATELLARLREAGLRPYGTHHAHGLHAPYWWLKCAFGVDRDGDRAALPVRAYHRLLVWDIMKRPLATRVAERALDPLIGKSFVAYATKPHLPPVPHSPEVGEPTDAAAGRQATDASAAAAK, encoded by the coding sequence GTGCTGACCGTGGACTTCTCCCGATTCCCGCTCGCCCCCGGCGATCGCGTGCTCGACCTGGGCTGCGGGGCGGGGCGGCACGCCTTCGAGTGCTACCGGCGCGGCGCCCGTGTGGTCGCCCTCGACCGCAACGCGGAGGAGATCCGCGAAGTCGCCACCTGGTTCGCGGCGATGGCCGAGGCGGGTGAGGCGCCCGAGGGCGCCACGGCGACCGCGATGGAGGGCGACGCGCTCGCGCTTCCCTTCCCCGACGACAGCTTCGACGTGGTCATCATCTCCGAGGTCATGGAGCACATCCCGGACGACAAGGGTGTGCTGGCCGAGATGGTGCGCGTGCTCAGGCCCGGCGGCCGGCTCGCCGTCACCGTGCCGCGCTACGGCCCGGAGAAGGTGTGCTGGGCGCTGAGCGACGCCTACCACGAGGTCGAGGGCGGCCACATTCGCATCTACCGCGCCACCGAACTCCTCGCCCGGCTGCGGGAGGCCGGACTCCGCCCCTACGGCACCCACCACGCGCACGGACTGCACGCGCCCTACTGGTGGCTCAAGTGCGCGTTCGGCGTGGACCGCGACGGGGACCGGGCGGCCCTGCCGGTGCGCGCGTACCACAGACTGCTCGTCTGGGACATCATGAAGCGGCCGCTGGCCACCCGCGTCGCCGAGCGCGCTCTCGACCCGCTGATCGGCAAGAGCTTCGTCGCCTACGCCACCAAACCTCATCTGCCCCCCGTGCCCCACAGCCCGGAAGTCGGCGAGCCGACGGACGCGGCCGCCGGCCGGCAGGCGACGGACGCGTCCGCGGCGGCGGCCAAGTGA
- a CDS encoding allophanate hydrolase subunit 1, whose amino-acid sequence MTAPADHTAAPDPPAAPVPAAPADRTTVPAPPVIRPVGSRGLLVELATAEQTEALHAELLRRRADGSLPPVAEIVPGARTVLLDEFGSSAQARRLAAELPGWQVPPLTAGSGAVLEIPVRYDGPDLADVAALWGVAPHEVARRHAATEFRVAFCGFAPGFGYLTGLPEPYHVPRRATPRTRVPVGAVGLAGAYTGVYPRSSPGGWQLIGTAPETVLWDTARTPAALLAPGTRVRFVPLDGDRPSPDGDRPPHADGLPYREERP is encoded by the coding sequence ATGACCGCCCCGGCCGACCACACCGCCGCGCCCGACCCGCCGGCCGCACCCGTCCCGGCCGCCCCCGCCGACCGGACCACCGTGCCGGCGCCGCCGGTGATCCGCCCGGTGGGCAGCCGCGGCCTGCTGGTGGAGCTCGCCACCGCCGAGCAGACCGAGGCCCTCCACGCCGAACTGCTGCGTCGCCGCGCCGACGGCAGCCTGCCGCCCGTGGCCGAGATCGTGCCCGGGGCCAGGACGGTGCTGCTCGACGAGTTCGGCAGCAGCGCGCAGGCCAGGCGGCTGGCCGCGGAACTCCCCGGCTGGCAGGTGCCGCCGCTCACCGCCGGGAGCGGAGCGGTGCTCGAGATACCCGTCCGCTACGACGGCCCCGACCTCGCCGACGTCGCCGCGCTGTGGGGCGTCGCGCCCCACGAGGTGGCCCGGCGGCACGCGGCCACCGAGTTCCGCGTCGCGTTCTGCGGATTCGCGCCGGGCTTCGGCTATCTGACCGGGCTGCCCGAGCCGTACCACGTGCCCCGCCGCGCCACCCCGCGCACCAGAGTGCCGGTCGGTGCCGTGGGGCTCGCCGGTGCCTACACCGGTGTCTATCCCCGCTCCTCACCCGGCGGCTGGCAGCTGATCGGAACCGCTCCCGAGACCGTGCTGTGGGACACCGCCCGTACCCCGGCCGCGCTGCTGGCCCCCGGCACCCGCGTCCGCTTCGTCCCCCTGGACGGGGACCGGCCCTCGCCGGACGGAGACCGGCCGCCGCACGCGGACGGGCTTCCGTACCGAGAGGAGCGCCCGTGA